AGGAGGCACGGTAACGCAGACCATAGTACAGGGAATCGGTGATGTTGGCCGTTCCTTTGATATATGGACGATAGTTATTGTTATTGGAAGTGGAAACCATGTTTAAACCACCTTCCAGCCCGAAAGTTTTATCAAATTTGTACAGGTAGCTGGCAGTGACTTCGGTACCGTTGCTGACTGATTCGTTAAACGGTTTATTTGGCGTCTTGTCGCTGCCAGATTGCGCCCATTTGGCTTCCATTGACAGGCCAAAACCGTTGTCAAAACGGTGGGACATCAGCAGGCGATCTTTATGATCGTTCTTTACCGTATCCTGCATTTCATGACGATAGTCAATCGTCACCGCCATGGAGCTTAAGCTGATTAAGGAGGTTACCACCATCGTCAATATTTTAACTTTCATTTTATTATCCCAAGTCAAAGAGAATTATTATTTAAAAACGCGCTGCTACTTTTGTTCAGCGGTTCCATTCTATTTATTATTTCTTACAGTAATGTGAACAAGATCGTTAAAAAGAGAAAATTTAAAATGATCTCAGTTATGTGATTTTCTTCGTATTTTATTCGTGGGATTTATGCGGTTTCAAAATTAAGAGGTAATTAATTTATTTTTCTGGCGTGGAATTAAATAATTATTTCAATCTGAAAACCTTTCTTACAATTATAATAAAATGGAAACTAAATAATAATTGAAGATGTTTCGCGTTAAATAAACAAGAAATAATTTGAAACATTATTCGGCGCGCGATAGGACTTGTGTGAAGCACAAATCGCGCGCCTAAAAAGTGTTATGAACGCGTAGCAGCTTTCATTTCACTCACAAAGGCGTGTAACTCGGACAGCATAACGTCAGGCTGGTTCAGATTTTTTTCGATAATCCGTACGATCGCGGAGCCAGAAATGGCACCCGCTGCGCCTGAGGCTAACGTTTCCTGTACTTGAGCGGGATCGGAAATGCCAAATCCTTGTAACGGCGGGGCAGCATGATACGTGTTCAGTTTGGCAACCAGATGATTCAGCGGCAGTTGCGCGCGCTTTTCTGCCCCGGTCACGCCTGCACGTGACACCAAATAGGTATAGCCACGACCATAAGAGGCGATTTCGCGCAGCAGTTCATCGTCAGCATTAGGCGGACAGATAAAAATGGGGGCGATACCGTGCCGCAGGGCAGCCGCACGGAAAGGCGCAGATTCCACCACCGGAACATCCGCCACCAAAACCGAATCGACGCCAACCTGCGCGCAACGCTGATAAAATTCATCAATACCGTTGCTGAAAACCAGGTTGGCATACATCAGCAGGCCAATCGGGATTTCCGGGTATTTCTGGCGTATGGTCGCCAGCATTTCGAAGCATTGGTCCGGCGTGACGCCTGCGGCAAACGCGCGCAGATTGGCATCCTGAATGGTCGGGCCATCCGCCAACGGGTCAGAGAAGGGCA
The nucleotide sequence above comes from Pectobacterium brasiliense. Encoded proteins:
- a CDS encoding oligogalacturonate-specific porin KdgM family protein encodes the protein MKVKILTMVVTSLISLSSMAVTIDYRHEMQDTVKNDHKDRLLMSHRFDNGFGLSMEAKWAQSGSDKTPNKPFNESVSNGTEVTASYLYKFDKTFGLEGGLNMVSTSNNNNYRPYIKGTANITDSLYYGLRYRASYLRNSNNIGNPNSATNPTAITGYTITSTLGYKLPANFVVEYEFEYNKNNKAGAQWYLADNENYEMSHDIKLAYKFDKNWTPYAQIGNVKGSTTTDERQTRYRVGVQYNF
- the trpA gene encoding tryptophan synthase subunit alpha codes for the protein MERYQQLFNRLSEKKEGAFVPFVTLGDPSPEQSLKIIDTLIAAGADALELGVPFSDPLADGPTIQDANLRAFAAGVTPDQCFEMLATIRQKYPEIPIGLLMYANLVFSNGIDEFYQRCAQVGVDSVLVADVPVVESAPFRAAALRHGIAPIFICPPNADDELLREIASYGRGYTYLVSRAGVTGAEKRAQLPLNHLVAKLNTYHAAPPLQGFGISDPAQVQETLASGAAGAISGSAIVRIIEKNLNQPDVMLSELHAFVSEMKAATRS